One genomic window of Pseudomonas chlororaphis subsp. piscium includes the following:
- the hslU gene encoding ATP-dependent protease ATPase subunit HslU → MPMTPREIVHELNRHIIGQDDAKRAVAIALRNRWRRMQLPEELRVEVTPKNILMIGPTGVGKTEIARRLAKLANAPFIKVEATKFTEVGYVGRDVESIIRDLADAAIKLFREQEMTRVRHRAEDAAEERILDALLPPARMGFSNEDAAPAQDSNTRQLFRKRLREGQLDDKEIEIEVAEISGVDISAPPGMEEMTNQLQSLFANMGKGQRKNRKLKIKDALKLIRDEEASRLVNDEELKAKALEAVEQHGIVFIDEIDKVAKRGNSGGVDVSREGVQRDLLPLIEGCTVNTKLGMVKTDHILFIASGAFHLSKPSDLVPELQGRLPIRVELKALSPEDFERILSEPHASLTEQYRELLKTEGLTIEFQADGIKRLAEIAWQVNEKTENIGARRLHTLLERLLEEVSFSAGDLASAHNEEPIRIDAAYVNSHLGELAQNEDLSRYIL, encoded by the coding sequence ATGCCCATGACTCCCCGCGAAATCGTCCACGAACTCAACCGCCATATCATCGGCCAGGACGATGCCAAGCGCGCCGTCGCCATCGCGCTGCGTAACCGCTGGCGCCGCATGCAGCTGCCTGAAGAGCTGCGTGTCGAAGTGACCCCGAAGAACATCCTGATGATCGGCCCGACCGGCGTCGGCAAGACCGAGATCGCCCGGCGCCTGGCCAAGCTGGCCAACGCTCCGTTCATCAAGGTCGAAGCGACCAAGTTCACCGAAGTCGGTTATGTCGGCCGTGACGTTGAATCCATCATCCGCGACCTGGCCGATGCCGCGATCAAACTGTTCCGCGAGCAGGAAATGACCCGCGTCCGCCACCGCGCCGAAGACGCCGCCGAAGAACGCATCCTCGATGCCCTGCTGCCACCGGCGCGCATGGGTTTCAGCAACGAGGACGCCGCCCCGGCCCAGGACTCCAACACCCGCCAGCTGTTCCGCAAGCGCCTGCGCGAAGGCCAGCTGGACGACAAGGAAATCGAGATCGAAGTGGCTGAAATCAGCGGCGTCGACATCTCGGCTCCACCGGGCATGGAAGAGATGACCAACCAGCTGCAGAGCCTCTTCGCCAACATGGGCAAGGGCCAGCGCAAGAACCGCAAGCTCAAGATCAAGGACGCACTCAAGCTGATCCGCGACGAAGAAGCCAGCCGTCTGGTCAACGATGAAGAACTCAAGGCCAAGGCCCTGGAAGCGGTCGAACAGCACGGCATCGTGTTCATCGATGAAATCGACAAGGTTGCCAAGCGTGGCAACTCCGGTGGCGTCGACGTCTCTCGTGAAGGAGTGCAGCGCGACCTGCTGCCGCTGATCGAAGGCTGCACCGTCAACACCAAGCTGGGCATGGTCAAGACCGACCACATCCTGTTCATCGCTTCCGGCGCGTTCCATCTGAGCAAGCCGAGCGACCTGGTGCCCGAGCTGCAAGGCCGTCTGCCGATCCGCGTCGAACTCAAGGCGCTGTCGCCGGAAGACTTCGAGCGCATTCTCAGCGAGCCTCACGCCTCCCTGACCGAGCAATACCGCGAGCTGCTGAAAACCGAAGGCCTGACCATCGAGTTCCAGGCGGACGGCATCAAGCGCCTGGCGGAGATCGCCTGGCAGGTCAACGAGAAGACCGAGAACATCGGTGCCCGTCGCCTGCACACCCTGCTCGAGCGCTTGCTCGAAGAAGTGTCGTTCAGCGCCGGCGATCTGGCCAGCGCCCACAACGAAGAGCCGATCCGCATCGACGCCGCCTACGTCAACAGCCACCTGGGCGAATTGGCGCAGAACGAAGACCTGTCCCGTTATATCCTGTAA
- a CDS encoding thermonuclease family protein → MKKASLAGAFFMSAIWLSSAQAFCPAPVGLASVQVQRVVDGDTLRLTDGRSVRMIGLNAPELGKKGRTDEPFAVAARQRLQALVKASNGRVGLLPGRESKDHYGRTLAHVYGADGANLEAQLLAEGLGYQVAVAPNVDLFSCQQAAERSARQARLGLWRQSSVLKADQIKASGFALLSGRVSKVQRNRGGVWIELQDSVVLRIAPNLLDQFDVAQLDRLPGQQIEARGWVLDRSRKGGLKSGQARWMLPLTHPGMFQLVQ, encoded by the coding sequence ATGAAAAAGGCGTCCCTTGCGGGCGCCTTTTTTATGTCCGCGATTTGGCTCTCCAGTGCCCAGGCATTCTGCCCGGCGCCGGTTGGGCTGGCCTCCGTACAGGTCCAGCGGGTGGTCGATGGCGATACCTTGCGCCTCACCGATGGGCGCAGCGTGCGCATGATCGGCCTCAATGCGCCGGAACTGGGTAAAAAAGGTCGCACCGACGAGCCCTTCGCGGTTGCCGCCCGCCAGCGCCTGCAGGCACTGGTGAAGGCCAGCAACGGTCGGGTCGGCCTGCTCCCGGGTCGGGAAAGCAAAGATCACTATGGGCGAACCCTGGCCCATGTCTATGGCGCCGATGGCGCCAACCTTGAAGCGCAATTGCTTGCCGAAGGCTTGGGATACCAGGTGGCGGTAGCACCGAACGTCGATTTGTTCAGCTGCCAGCAAGCCGCCGAGCGTAGCGCTCGGCAGGCCCGGCTGGGGCTGTGGCGGCAATCGTCTGTACTGAAAGCGGATCAGATAAAGGCGTCCGGATTTGCGCTGCTCAGTGGCCGGGTGAGCAAGGTGCAACGCAATCGGGGCGGCGTCTGGATCGAATTGCAGGATTCGGTTGTATTGCGCATTGCACCCAATCTGCTTGACCAATTCGATGTTGCGCAGCTGGATCGCCTGCCGGGGCAGCAGATCGAGGCGCGCGGCTGGGTGCTCGACCGTTCACGCAAGGGTGGCTTGAAATCAGGTCAGGCGCGCTGGATGTTGCCGTTGACCCATCCCGGAATGTTCCAGCTGGTTCAATAA
- the phaC gene encoding class II poly(R)-hydroxyalkanoic acid synthase has protein sequence MSNKNNDDLKRQASENTLGLNPVIGLRRKDLLTSARMVLTQAIKQPLHSAKHVAHFGVELKNVMFGKSTLQPEGDDRRFNDPAWSQNPLYKRYLQTYLAWRKELHDWIGHSNLSEQDISRAHFVINLMTEAMAPTNTAANPAAVKRFFETGGKSLLDGLSHLAKDLVHNGGMPSQVNMDAFEIGKNLGTSEGAVVFRNDVLELIQYRPVTEQVHERPLLVVPPQINKFYVFDLSPDKSLARFCLRNGVQTFIVSWRNPTKAQREWGLSTYIEALKEAVDVVIAITGSKDVNMLGACSGGITCTALLGHYAALGEKKVNALTLLVSVLDTTLDTQVALFVDEQTLEAAKRHSYQAGVLEGRDMAKVFAWMRPNDLIWNYWVNNYLLGNEPPVFDILFWNNDTTRLPAAFHGDLIEMFKNNPLIRPNALEVCGTPIDLKQVTADIFSLAGTNDHITPWKSCYKSAQLFGGKVEFVLSSSGHIQSILNPPGNPKSRYMTSEEMPANADDWQENSTKHTDSWWLHWQAWQAERSGKLKKTPSILGNKAYPAAEAAPGTYVHER, from the coding sequence ATGAGTAACAAGAATAACGATGACCTGAAACGCCAAGCCTCGGAAAACACTCTGGGCCTGAATCCTGTCATCGGTTTACGTCGGAAAGATCTGCTTACCTCTGCTCGAATGGTGCTGACCCAGGCCATCAAACAACCGCTGCACAGCGCCAAACATGTGGCCCATTTCGGCGTCGAATTGAAGAACGTGATGTTCGGCAAATCGACGCTGCAACCGGAGGGCGATGACCGTCGCTTCAACGATCCGGCCTGGAGCCAGAACCCGCTGTACAAGCGTTACCTGCAAACCTACCTGGCGTGGCGCAAGGAGCTTCACGACTGGATCGGCCACAGCAACCTCTCCGAACAGGACATCAGCCGCGCCCACTTCGTCATCAACCTGATGACCGAGGCCATGGCGCCGACCAACACCGCCGCCAACCCGGCAGCGGTCAAACGCTTCTTCGAGACCGGCGGTAAAAGCCTGCTCGATGGCCTCTCCCATCTGGCCAAGGACCTGGTGCACAACGGCGGCATGCCGAGCCAAGTCAACATGGACGCCTTCGAGATCGGCAAGAACCTGGGCACCAGTGAAGGCGCGGTGGTGTTTCGCAACGACGTGCTGGAATTGATCCAGTACCGTCCGGTGACCGAGCAGGTGCACGAGCGCCCGCTGCTGGTGGTCCCGCCACAGATCAACAAGTTCTATGTCTTCGACCTCAGCCCGGACAAGAGCCTGGCGCGCTTCTGCCTGCGCAACGGCGTGCAGACCTTTATCGTCAGTTGGCGCAACCCGACCAAGGCGCAGCGCGAGTGGGGCCTGTCGACCTACATCGAAGCGCTGAAAGAAGCGGTCGACGTGGTCATCGCCATCACCGGCAGCAAGGACGTGAACATGCTCGGTGCCTGCTCCGGCGGCATCACCTGCACCGCGCTGCTGGGGCACTACGCGGCCCTGGGCGAGAAGAAGGTCAACGCCCTGACCCTGCTGGTCAGCGTGCTCGATACCACCCTCGATACCCAGGTGGCGCTGTTCGTCGACGAGCAGACCCTGGAGGCCGCCAAGCGTCACTCCTATCAGGCCGGTGTGCTGGAAGGTCGCGACATGGCCAAGGTCTTCGCCTGGATGCGACCCAACGACCTGATCTGGAACTACTGGGTGAACAACTACCTGCTGGGTAACGAGCCGCCGGTGTTCGACATCCTGTTCTGGAACAACGACACCACCCGGTTGCCCGCTGCCTTCCACGGCGACCTGATCGAAATGTTCAAAAACAACCCACTGATCCGCCCCAACGCACTGGAAGTGTGCGGCACGCCGATCGACCTGAAGCAGGTCACCGCCGACATCTTCTCCCTGGCCGGTACCAACGACCACATCACCCCGTGGAAGTCCTGCTACAAGTCGGCTCAGCTGTTCGGCGGCAAGGTCGAATTCGTCCTCTCCAGCAGCGGGCATATCCAGAGCATCCTCAACCCGCCGGGCAACCCCAAGTCGCGCTACATGACCAGCGAAGAGATGCCGGCCAACGCCGACGACTGGCAGGAAAACTCGACCAAGCACACCGACTCCTGGTGGCTGCACTGGCAGGCCTGGCAGGCGGAGCGCTCAGGCAAACTGAAAAAGACGCCGAGCATTCTCGGCAACAAGGCGTACCCAGCGGCCGAGGCGGCACCGGGTACTTATGTCCATGAACGTTAA
- the hslV gene encoding ATP-dependent protease subunit HslV: MTTIVSVRRYGKVVMGGDGQVSLGNTVMKGNAKKVRRLYHGQVIAGFAGATADAFTLFERFEGQLEKHQGHLVRAAVELAKEWRTDRSLSRLEAMLAVANKDASLIITGNGDVVEPEEGLIAMGSGGAYAQAAASALLKKTDLSAREIVETALGIAGDICVFTNHTQTIEEQDLAE; this comes from the coding sequence TTGACCACCATCGTTTCAGTCCGCCGCTACGGCAAAGTCGTCATGGGCGGCGACGGCCAGGTTTCCCTCGGCAACACCGTGATGAAAGGCAACGCGAAAAAGGTTCGTCGCCTGTATCACGGCCAGGTCATCGCCGGCTTTGCCGGGGCCACCGCTGACGCCTTCACCCTGTTCGAACGTTTCGAAGGCCAGCTTGAGAAGCATCAGGGGCACCTGGTACGCGCCGCCGTCGAACTGGCCAAGGAATGGCGCACCGACCGCTCCCTCAGCCGCCTCGAAGCCATGCTCGCGGTCGCCAACAAGGACGCATCCTTGATCATCACCGGCAACGGTGACGTGGTCGAACCGGAAGAAGGCCTGATCGCCATGGGCTCCGGCGGCGCCTACGCCCAGGCCGCGGCCAGCGCCCTGCTGAAGAAAACCGACCTGTCGGCCCGCGAAATCGTCGAAACCGCCTTGGGCATCGCCGGCGACATCTGCGTATTCACCAACCACACCCAGACCATTGAGGAGCAGGATCTCGCGGAATAA
- the rpmE gene encoding 50S ribosomal protein L31 produces MKADIHPEYPAVAVTCSCGNKFETRSTYAKPLAIDVCNECHPFYTGKQKTLDTGGRVQKFADRFGAFGAKKA; encoded by the coding sequence ATGAAAGCCGATATCCATCCAGAATACCCAGCAGTTGCCGTAACCTGCAGCTGCGGCAACAAGTTCGAAACTCGTTCGACCTACGCTAAGCCGCTGGCGATCGACGTTTGCAACGAGTGCCACCCGTTCTACACCGGTAAGCAGAAGACTCTGGATACCGGCGGCCGCGTTCAGAAGTTCGCCGACCGTTTCGGCGCTTTCGGCGCGAAAAAGGCCTAA
- a CDS encoding gamma-butyrobetaine hydroxylase-like domain-containing protein, which produces MTTRLPTAINLHKASKTLTLTYAPDEVYHLPAEFLRVHSPSAEVQGHGKPILQFGKIGVGLTKVEPAGQYALKLTFDDGHDSGLFTWDYLYQLAVRQDDLWSDYLAELQAAGKSRDPNESIVKLML; this is translated from the coding sequence ATGACCACTCGACTTCCCACCGCCATCAACCTGCACAAAGCCTCGAAGACCCTGACGCTGACTTACGCGCCAGACGAGGTCTATCACCTGCCCGCCGAATTCCTGCGGGTGCACTCCCCCTCCGCCGAGGTCCAGGGCCACGGCAAACCCATCCTGCAATTTGGCAAGATCGGCGTCGGCCTGACCAAGGTCGAACCGGCCGGTCAGTACGCACTGAAACTGACCTTCGACGACGGGCATGACAGCGGCCTGTTCACCTGGGACTACCTGTACCAGTTGGCGGTGCGTCAGGACGATCTGTGGAGCGATTATCTTGCTGAACTTCAAGCCGCCGGAAAGTCCCGCGACCCAAATGAGTCTATCGTCAAGCTGATGCTCTAG
- the argS gene encoding arginine--tRNA ligase: MKDTIRQLIQQAITQLVTEGVLPEGLTPAIQVENSRDKTHGDFASNIAMMLAKPAGMKPRDLAEKIIAALPADEQVSKAEIAGPGFINFFQNTQALATRLDAALADAHLGVRKAGALQRTVVDLSAPNLAKEMHVGHLRSTIIGDGVARVLEFLGDTVIRQNHVGDWGTQFGMLMAYLQENPITSDELSDLENFYRAAKQRFDESEEFADRARGLVVKLQAGDADCLELWTKFKDISLSHCQKIYELLNVKLTMADVMGESAYNDDLINVVNDLKAKGLLVESNGAQCVFLDEFKNAEGEPLPVIIVKADGGYLYATTDLAAVRYRSGKLKADRALYFVDQRQALHFQQVFAVARKAGFVTHPMEMEHMGFGTMNGADGRPFKTRDGGTVKLIDLLTEAEERAYSLVKEKNPELAEADLRNIAKVVGIDSVKYADLSKHRTSDYSFNFDLMLNFEGNTAPYLLYAYTRAAGVFRKLGKDFSEVQGQISLEAAQELELAAKLAQFGEVLNGVADKGTPHILCTYLYDVAGLFSSFYENCPILSAESPTQMQSRLRLTELTRRTLKQGLELLGLKVLEQM; encoded by the coding sequence ATGAAAGACACCATTCGCCAGCTCATCCAGCAAGCCATCACCCAACTCGTCACCGAAGGTGTGTTGCCAGAAGGCCTGACGCCGGCGATCCAGGTAGAAAACTCCCGCGACAAGACCCACGGCGACTTCGCCAGCAACATCGCCATGATGCTGGCCAAGCCGGCCGGCATGAAACCACGCGACCTGGCGGAAAAAATCATCGCCGCCCTGCCCGCAGACGAGCAAGTCAGCAAGGCCGAGATCGCTGGCCCTGGCTTCATCAACTTCTTCCAGAACACCCAGGCCCTGGCCACCCGCCTGGACGCCGCCCTGGCCGACGCCCACCTCGGCGTGCGCAAGGCCGGCGCGTTGCAGCGCACCGTGGTCGACTTGTCGGCACCGAACCTGGCCAAAGAGATGCACGTCGGCCACCTGCGCTCGACCATCATTGGCGACGGCGTGGCGCGGGTCCTGGAGTTCCTCGGCGATACCGTGATCCGTCAGAACCACGTCGGCGACTGGGGCACCCAGTTCGGCATGCTGATGGCCTACCTGCAGGAAAACCCGATCACCAGCGACGAACTGTCGGACCTGGAGAACTTCTACCGCGCCGCCAAGCAGCGCTTCGACGAATCCGAAGAGTTCGCCGACCGTGCCCGGGGCCTGGTGGTCAAGCTGCAGGCCGGTGACGCGGACTGCCTGGAGCTGTGGACCAAGTTCAAGGACATCTCCCTGTCCCACTGCCAGAAGATCTACGAACTGCTGAACGTCAAACTGACCATGGCCGACGTGATGGGCGAAAGCGCCTACAACGACGACCTGATCAACGTGGTCAACGATCTCAAGGCCAAGGGCCTGCTGGTCGAGAGCAACGGCGCCCAGTGCGTGTTCCTCGACGAGTTCAAGAACGCCGAAGGCGAGCCGCTGCCGGTGATCATCGTCAAGGCCGATGGCGGCTACCTGTATGCCACCACCGACCTGGCCGCCGTGCGCTACCGCAGCGGCAAGCTCAAGGCCGACCGCGCGCTGTACTTCGTCGACCAGCGTCAGGCCCTGCACTTCCAGCAGGTGTTCGCGGTGGCCCGCAAGGCCGGCTTCGTGACCCACCCGATGGAAATGGAACACATGGGCTTCGGCACCATGAACGGCGCCGACGGCCGTCCATTCAAGACCCGCGACGGCGGCACCGTGAAGCTGATCGACCTGCTGACCGAAGCCGAAGAACGCGCCTACAGCCTGGTCAAGGAAAAGAACCCGGAGTTGGCCGAGGCCGATCTGCGCAACATCGCCAAGGTAGTGGGCATCGACTCGGTGAAATACGCCGACCTGTCCAAGCACCGCACCAGCGACTACAGCTTCAACTTCGACCTGATGCTGAACTTCGAAGGCAACACCGCGCCTTACCTGCTGTACGCCTACACCCGTGCCGCCGGTGTGTTCCGCAAGCTGGGCAAGGACTTCAGCGAAGTACAGGGCCAGATCAGCCTGGAAGCCGCCCAGGAACTGGAGCTGGCGGCCAAGCTGGCGCAGTTCGGCGAAGTGCTGAACGGCGTGGCCGACAAGGGTACGCCGCACATCCTGTGCACCTACCTGTACGACGTGGCCGGGCTGTTCTCCAGCTTCTACGAGAACTGCCCGATCCTCAGTGCCGAATCGCCGACGCAGATGCAGAGCCGCTTGCGCCTCACCGAGCTGACCCGTCGTACCCTCAAGCAAGGTCTGGAGTTGCTGGGCCTGAAAGTTCTGGAGCAAATGTAA
- a CDS encoding primosomal protein N', with protein sequence MPDAILRLALPSPLRRLFDYRAPAGVRRTQLHPGMRLRVPFGRREMIGILVEVTDSSEVPAEKLKPALALLDATPPLPPALFKLCLWTAQYYQHSLGDTLSWALPVLLRQGEPAEARQERFWSVSPGASLDDPRIARAPRQREALATLAQHPHGVAHQLLSKLILSKDSLDLLLAKDLVQVEVRRHAPGERHEHWLAQPELPLNSEQRAAYEAIRSGFDSYHAFLLAGVTGSGKTEVYLQLIRETLEAGKQALVLIPEINLGPQTLARFEQRFNARIALLHSAVNDRERLDAWLAARDGEADIIIGTRSALFTPMKNPGLIIIDEEHDGSYKQQEGLRYHARDLALVRARQENIPIVLGSATPSMESLHNAYTGRYGLLRLNERAGGAKQPRFLRLDVKSRPLDSGISGPMQQAIGQTLAAGQQVLVFLNRRGFAPTLLCHDCGWMSECERCDARMTVHQRYGELRCHHCGHSERVPRHCPKCGKVDLRPVGAGTERAEERLAILFPDYPVLRVDRDSTSRKDAMNQLFATIQKGQPCILVGTQMLAKGHHFPRVTLVSILDADGGLFSGDFRASERMAQLIVQVAGRAGRAEEPGKVIIQTHLADHPLLVQLTEQGYFAFAEQALSERRAAGLPPFAHLALLRAEAHKPGQDEGFLDEACSEAERLLAQMNLGGIELLGPVPAPMERRAGRYRAQLLLQANARAPLHKLLSHWLLVLEQMPSGRQVRWSLDVDPVDLY encoded by the coding sequence GTGCCCGACGCCATTTTGCGCCTCGCCCTGCCCTCGCCCCTGCGCCGCCTGTTCGACTACCGGGCCCCGGCCGGTGTGCGGCGTACCCAACTGCATCCGGGCATGCGCCTGCGAGTACCGTTCGGTCGCCGGGAGATGATCGGCATCCTGGTCGAGGTCACGGACAGCAGCGAAGTCCCCGCCGAGAAGCTCAAACCGGCACTGGCCCTGCTGGACGCCACCCCGCCGCTGCCGCCCGCGCTGTTCAAGCTGTGCCTGTGGACCGCGCAGTACTACCAGCACAGCCTCGGCGACACCCTGAGCTGGGCGCTCCCGGTCCTGTTGCGCCAGGGCGAACCGGCCGAGGCCCGGCAGGAACGCTTCTGGTCGGTCAGCCCCGGCGCCAGTCTCGACGACCCACGCATCGCCCGCGCCCCGCGCCAGCGCGAAGCCCTGGCGACCCTGGCCCAGCACCCTCACGGTGTCGCCCACCAGTTGCTGAGCAAGCTGATACTGAGCAAGGACAGCCTGGACCTGTTGCTGGCCAAGGACCTGGTACAGGTGGAAGTCCGCCGGCATGCCCCGGGCGAGCGCCACGAACATTGGCTGGCCCAGCCGGAACTGCCGCTCAACAGCGAACAACGCGCCGCCTATGAGGCGATTCGCTCCGGCTTCGACAGCTATCACGCGTTCCTGCTGGCCGGGGTCACCGGCAGCGGCAAGACCGAAGTCTATCTGCAGCTGATCCGCGAAACCCTGGAAGCCGGCAAGCAGGCGCTGGTGCTGATCCCGGAAATCAACCTCGGCCCACAGACCCTGGCGCGCTTCGAACAACGCTTCAACGCCCGCATTGCACTGCTGCACTCGGCGGTCAACGACCGCGAGCGCCTGGATGCCTGGCTGGCGGCCCGCGACGGCGAGGCCGACATTATTATCGGCACCCGCTCGGCGCTGTTCACGCCGATGAAGAACCCTGGGCTGATCATCATCGACGAAGAGCACGACGGTTCCTATAAACAGCAGGAAGGCCTGCGCTACCACGCCCGCGACCTGGCCCTGGTCCGCGCCCGCCAGGAAAACATCCCCATCGTGCTGGGCTCCGCCACCCCATCGATGGAGAGCCTGCACAACGCCTACACCGGCCGTTATGGCCTGCTGCGGCTGAACGAGCGGGCCGGCGGCGCCAAGCAGCCGCGCTTCCTGCGCCTGGACGTGAAGAGCCGGCCGTTGGACAGCGGCATTTCCGGCCCCATGCAACAAGCCATCGGCCAGACCCTGGCAGCAGGCCAGCAGGTGCTGGTGTTCCTCAATCGCCGCGGCTTTGCGCCGACCCTGCTGTGCCACGACTGCGGCTGGATGTCCGAGTGCGAACGCTGCGACGCGCGGATGACCGTGCACCAGCGCTATGGCGAGCTGCGCTGCCACCATTGCGGCCACTCCGAACGCGTACCGCGGCATTGCCCGAAATGCGGCAAGGTCGACCTGCGCCCGGTCGGCGCCGGCACCGAGCGCGCCGAAGAACGGCTGGCGATCCTGTTCCCGGACTACCCGGTACTGCGGGTCGACCGCGACAGCACCTCGCGCAAGGATGCGATGAACCAGTTGTTCGCCACTATCCAGAAGGGCCAGCCCTGCATCCTCGTCGGCACCCAGATGCTCGCCAAGGGGCACCACTTCCCACGGGTAACCCTGGTCTCGATCCTCGATGCCGACGGCGGCCTGTTCTCCGGCGACTTCCGCGCCAGCGAACGCATGGCGCAGCTGATCGTCCAGGTCGCCGGCCGGGCCGGGCGAGCCGAAGAGCCGGGCAAGGTGATCATCCAGACTCACCTGGCCGACCATCCGCTGCTGGTGCAGCTGACCGAACAGGGTTACTTCGCCTTTGCCGAACAGGCCTTGAGCGAACGCCGCGCCGCCGGCCTGCCGCCGTTCGCCCATCTGGCCCTGCTACGTGCCGAGGCGCACAAGCCCGGACAAGACGAAGGCTTCCTCGACGAAGCCTGCAGCGAGGCCGAACGTTTGCTGGCCCAGATGAACCTGGGCGGCATCGAGTTGCTGGGGCCGGTACCGGCGCCCATGGAGCGCCGGGCCGGGCGTTACCGCGCGCAACTGCTGTTACAGGCCAATGCCCGGGCGCCGCTGCACAAGCTGCTGAGTCACTGGCTGTTGGTGCTGGAACAGATGCCCAGCGGGCGCCAGGTACGCTGGTCGCTGGATGTTGACCCTGTGGACCTGTATTGA
- a CDS encoding SPOR domain-containing protein, with amino-acid sequence MAAKKKPAPKRGASRYQAPAKQPIPGWLWMAIGLAVGAFIVFLMKLEPGKGADSVKRERLEQQKTTKIAEANKTPPSPQQPVKPKYDFYTLLPESEVIVPPEAVPEKTLPTPQTAPVVPTTPVTPAEAAKIDTARAQAALAGITPPPAPPVAQVAKAAPVTKFFLQAGSFRKQADADKVRAQIILLGQSVSVESGTVKDETWYRVLVGPFSNREQLTTAQKQLAGAGFSNLLLQQRQSR; translated from the coding sequence TTGGCTGCCAAGAAAAAACCTGCACCCAAGCGTGGCGCCAGCCGTTACCAAGCTCCTGCAAAGCAACCGATCCCGGGTTGGTTGTGGATGGCCATCGGCCTGGCCGTGGGCGCCTTCATCGTGTTCCTGATGAAGCTGGAGCCAGGCAAGGGCGCTGACAGCGTCAAGCGCGAGCGGTTGGAGCAACAGAAAACCACCAAGATCGCCGAGGCCAACAAGACCCCGCCGAGCCCACAGCAACCGGTGAAGCCGAAGTACGACTTCTACACCCTGCTGCCGGAATCGGAAGTGATAGTGCCGCCGGAAGCCGTGCCGGAAAAAACCCTGCCAACGCCGCAGACCGCGCCGGTGGTTCCGACCACGCCGGTGACCCCGGCGGAAGCAGCCAAGATCGACACCGCGCGGGCCCAGGCTGCCCTGGCCGGCATCACCCCGCCGCCCGCACCACCGGTGGCACAGGTGGCAAAGGCCGCGCCGGTGACCAAGTTCTTCCTGCAGGCTGGTTCCTTCCGCAAGCAGGCCGATGCCGACAAGGTCCGCGCACAGATCATCCTGCTGGGGCAATCGGTGTCCGTCGAGTCCGGCACCGTCAAGGACGAGACCTGGTACCGCGTACTGGTCGGCCCGTTCAGCAACCGCGAACAGCTGACCACCGCGCAGAAGCAACTGGCCGGCGCCGGCTTCAGCAACCTGCTGTTACAACAGCGCCAGAGCCGCTAA